One genomic segment of Gammaproteobacteria bacterium includes these proteins:
- a CDS encoding MFS transporter produces MSTGNEFTLLKERRFLPFFMTQFLGAFNDNVFKNALIILIAFQAADPAQANVLVNASAGLFVLPFFLFSATAGQLADKYEKSRLMRWIKLLEILIMLGAAAAFILDSVPLLIGLLFLMGAQSTLFGPVKYSILPQHLKPEELVGGNGWVEMGTFLAILIGTLLGGVLIAIQDNGPWLVASAVVILAILGFLSSLFIPRAEPDAPDLRINWNPFTETWRTINITRRNRTVFLSVMGISWFWFLGATYLAQLPNYTKLNLGGDEHVVTLLLTTFALGIGIGSMLCERLSGRQVELGLVPFGSIGLSLFGIDLFFAVPSVAIDAPLIGAQEFLRSASSWRVLLDILLMGTFGGFYIVPLYALVQQRSEPAFRSRVIAGNNIINALFMVLSAVLAILFLDRVGLSIPQFLLLTAIFNAVVAIYIFTLVPEFLMRFIVWILVNTVYRLRTQGLEHIPEEGPVVVICNHVSYMDALVVIGCCRRPIRFVMDYQIFQIPVLSFVFRTAGAVPIAPARENSAILEQAYERVARYLEEGEVVGIFPEGRLTGDGEIGPFKGGVQRIIRRNPVPVVPMALRGLWGSFFSRRLGKAMSHFPRRFWSRIELIVGEPVPPNQAASPLLREKVVALRGDWP; encoded by the coding sequence ATGTCCACCGGCAACGAGTTTACCCTGTTAAAAGAACGGCGATTCCTACCGTTTTTTATGACCCAGTTTCTGGGCGCGTTCAACGATAATGTCTTTAAGAACGCCCTGATTATCCTCATCGCTTTCCAAGCCGCCGATCCGGCCCAGGCGAATGTGCTGGTCAACGCCAGCGCTGGCCTGTTCGTGCTGCCGTTCTTCTTGTTTTCGGCCACTGCCGGACAACTGGCCGATAAGTACGAAAAATCCCGTTTAATGCGCTGGATCAAACTCCTGGAAATTCTGATCATGTTAGGCGCAGCGGCGGCATTTATTCTGGACAGCGTGCCTCTGCTAATCGGCCTGCTGTTCCTGATGGGCGCGCAATCGACTTTGTTCGGTCCGGTGAAATACAGCATTCTGCCCCAGCACTTGAAACCGGAAGAACTGGTCGGCGGCAATGGCTGGGTGGAAATGGGGACGTTTCTGGCTATCCTGATCGGCACCCTGCTGGGCGGAGTGCTAATCGCTATCCAGGACAATGGTCCCTGGCTGGTCGCGAGCGCCGTCGTGATTCTGGCCATTCTGGGCTTTCTTTCCAGTTTGTTCATTCCGCGCGCAGAACCCGATGCGCCTGATCTGCGCATCAACTGGAATCCATTCACCGAAACCTGGCGTACTATCAACATTACTCGTCGCAATCGCACCGTATTTTTATCGGTGATGGGCATTTCCTGGTTCTGGTTCCTGGGTGCGACTTATCTGGCGCAATTGCCCAACTATACCAAGCTGAACCTGGGCGGCGATGAACATGTCGTGACGTTGCTATTGACGACCTTCGCTCTAGGGATTGGCATCGGCTCTATGTTATGCGAGCGACTGTCAGGGCGGCAGGTGGAACTGGGTTTGGTGCCGTTTGGCTCAATTGGCCTGAGCCTGTTTGGCATTGATTTGTTCTTCGCGGTTCCTTCCGTTGCCATCGATGCGCCGCTGATCGGAGCGCAGGAATTTCTGCGCAGCGCTTCCAGTTGGCGAGTGCTGTTGGACATTCTGCTCATGGGGACATTCGGCGGTTTCTATATTGTGCCGTTGTATGCCCTGGTGCAGCAACGCAGCGAACCGGCCTTCCGTTCGCGGGTCATCGCTGGTAACAACATTATTAATGCCCTGTTCATGGTGCTGTCGGCGGTCCTGGCGATCCTTTTTCTCGACAGGGTGGGATTGAGCATTCCACAGTTCCTGCTGCTAACCGCTATTTTCAACGCCGTTGTGGCGATTTATATCTTTACTCTGGTGCCGGAATTCCTGATGCGCTTTATTGTCTGGATTCTGGTCAACACCGTTTACCGGTTACGCACCCAGGGACTTGAGCACATTCCCGAAGAGGGGCCAGTGGTAGTGATTTGCAACCATGTCAGCTACATGGACGCCTTGGTGGTGATTGGCTGTTGTCGGCGACCGATTCGCTTTGTGATGGACTATCAAATTTTTCAAATCCCAGTGCTCAGCTTTGTCTTTCGCACAGCGGGGGCTGTTCCCATTGCTCCGGCGCGAGAAAATTCTGCAATTCTGGAACAAGCTTATGAGCGGGTCGCCCGCTATCTGGAGGAAGGCGAGGTGGTGGGAATCTTTCCGGAGGGGCGCTTGACCGGGGATGGCGAGATTGGTCCGTTCAAGGGCGGCGTTCAGCGTATTATCCGGCGTAACCCGGTTCCGGTCGTGCCGATGGCGCTGCGCGGGTTATGGGGCAGTTTCTTTAGCCGACGGCTTGGCAAGGCGATGAGCCATTTTCCAAGGCGCTTCTGGTCGCGGATCGAGCTGATAGTCGGTGAACCGGTCCCCCCGAATCAGGCGGCCTCTCCCCTGTTGCGCGAAAAAGTGGTTGCCTTGCGGGGGGATTGGCCCTGA